The Panacibacter microcysteis genome includes a window with the following:
- a CDS encoding response regulator: MQTPSTSSVSAIRTDFSGKHILIADDEPINMMIAGKMLVAKNAAISKAANGHELLQQLSLGLRPDLILLDINMPGLDGYMTVRRIKEHYPELIVFAFTAFFIDDEMEQELIEKGFSGVMQKSYKPEIFYDKISLAFDTISRFS; the protein is encoded by the coding sequence ATGCAAACACCATCAACTTCAAGTGTATCAGCCATACGTACTGATTTTTCCGGTAAACATATTTTGATTGCCGATGATGAGCCAATCAATATGATGATTGCCGGCAAAATGCTGGTCGCAAAAAATGCGGCAATTTCCAAGGCTGCCAATGGTCATGAACTGCTCCAGCAACTTTCGCTTGGGCTAAGACCAGATTTAATTTTGCTGGATATAAATATGCCCGGATTAGATGGTTATATGACCGTCAGGCGTATAAAAGAACATTACCCTGAATTGATCGTTTTCGCTTTTACAGCGTTTTTTATCGATGACGAAATGGAGCAGGAATTAATAGAGAAAGGCTTTTCAGGAGTAATGCAGAAATCGTATAAGCCGGAAATTTTTTACGATAAAATCTCTCTGGCATTCGATACAATTTCAAGATTTTCCTGA
- a CDS encoding SPFH domain-containing protein, whose protein sequence is MEFLSYWWVLVILFIIFSGLVTVNQGTIAVITMFGKYQRILTPGLKFKIPVIEQIYKRISIQNRSVELEFQAVTADQANVYFKSMLLYAVMNADEETIKKVAFKFISDKDLMQAMVRTIEGNIRSFVATKRQAEILGLRKEIIEAVKFEVDHVLEEWGYHLLDLQINDITFDQAIMDSMSKVVASNNLKAAAENEGQALLITKTKSAEAEGNAIKIAAEAEREAARLRGQGVALFREEVARGMSMAAEQMKQANLDTNVILFSMWTEAIKNFAEVGKGNIIFLDGSPEGMEKNMKQVMAMMKLEKEK, encoded by the coding sequence ATGGAATTTTTATCCTATTGGTGGGTACTGGTTATACTCTTTATCATTTTTAGCGGCCTTGTAACTGTAAACCAGGGTACCATTGCTGTAATTACCATGTTTGGTAAATACCAGCGCATACTTACACCCGGTTTAAAATTTAAAATACCGGTGATCGAGCAGATATATAAGCGCATCAGTATTCAAAACCGCTCTGTTGAGCTGGAGTTCCAGGCAGTAACTGCCGACCAGGCAAATGTTTATTTCAAAAGCATGCTGTTATATGCGGTAATGAATGCAGATGAAGAGACCATCAAAAAAGTTGCGTTCAAATTCATCAGCGATAAAGACCTGATGCAGGCAATGGTGAGAACGATTGAAGGAAACATCCGTTCATTTGTTGCCACAAAACGCCAGGCAGAAATCCTGGGCTTAAGAAAAGAAATCATAGAAGCCGTAAAATTTGAAGTAGACCATGTGTTGGAAGAATGGGGTTATCACCTGCTCGATCTGCAGATCAACGACATTACATTCGACCAGGCTATTATGGACAGTATGAGTAAGGTTGTGGCAAGTAACAACCTGAAAGCCGCAGCGGAGAATGAAGGACAGGCATTGCTGATTACCAAAACAAAATCTGCTGAAGCAGAAGGGAATGCCATAAAAATTGCGGCAGAGGCAGAAAGGGAAGCAGCCAGATTACGAGGCCAGGGCGTAGCGTTATTCCGCGAAGAAGTAGCCCGTGGTATGAGCATGGCTGCAGAGCAAATGAAGCAGGCAAACCTTGATACCAATGTTATTCTTTTCAGTATGTGGACCGAAGCAATCAAGAATTTTGCTGAGGTTGGTAAAGGCAATATCATCTTCCTGGATGGCAGCCCCGAAGGCATGGAAAAAAATATGAAACAGGTAATGGCTATGATGAAACTGGAAAAGGAAAAATAA
- a CDS encoding ClpP family protease, with translation MNYRKEFEKYAVKHQGISSSTLHSYLNHNVTNLTPYIIEERPLNVASMDVFSRLMMDRIIFLGEGINDYVANIVTAQLLFLDSTDRTRDIQMYINSPGGSVYAGLGIYDTMQFVSPDVSTICTGMAASMGAILMCAGVNGKRSALRHARIMLHQPSGAIGGQATDIEITAREIKKVKQELYHIIAHHTGQDVAKVAQDCDRDFWMTADESKAYGLVDEVLLTNPRKEKKA, from the coding sequence ATGAATTATAGAAAGGAATTTGAGAAATACGCTGTAAAACACCAGGGTATCAGCAGCAGTACATTGCACAGTTACCTTAATCACAATGTTACCAATCTTACGCCATACATTATTGAAGAAAGGCCTTTGAATGTTGCGAGTATGGACGTGTTTAGCCGTTTGATGATGGACCGCATTATCTTCCTTGGTGAAGGCATTAATGATTATGTAGCAAACATCGTTACAGCGCAGCTACTGTTCCTCGACAGCACAGACCGCACAAGAGATATTCAAATGTATATCAACAGTCCGGGAGGCAGTGTTTATGCTGGTCTTGGTATTTACGATACTATGCAGTTTGTAAGTCCTGACGTGTCGACTATCTGTACGGGAATGGCTGCAAGTATGGGTGCTATTTTAATGTGTGCCGGCGTAAATGGTAAAAGAAGTGCACTGAGACATGCACGCATTATGCTGCACCAACCAAGTGGTGCCATTGGCGGCCAGGCAACAGATATAGAAATTACCGCGAGGGAAATCAAGAAAGTAAAACAAGAGCTTTATCACATTATAGCACACCATACCGGGCAGGATGTGGCAAAAGTGGCCCAGGATTGCGACCGTGATTTTTGGATGACTGCAGACGAAAGCAAGGCTTACGGCCTGGTAGACGAGGTACTGTTGACCAATCCAAGAAAAGAGAAAAAAGCTTAA
- the pepT gene encoding peptidase T encodes MKNYNFTVAERFMRYVQVDTQSDPGSNNHPSTGKQKDLSRILANELKAIGLADAHTDEYGYVYATIPSNTDNNVPVICFCSHIDTAPDCSGTNVKPILHRQYSGADIVLPDDATQVISIKDYPYLQNHIGSDIITASGLTLLGADDKAGVAIIMDLASYLSANPSIKHGTIKILFTPDEEVGQGTAKLDISKLGAHYAYTLDGGEAGTFEDETFSADGARITINGVIAHPGYGKGKLVNALKIAGEILAALPANELSPETTSGRQGFIHPVAVNGIAEKATIEFIIRDFVTANLEKHEKRLESIAEEVMARHTKASMQFEVWEQYRNMKEVLDQHPHVAEYAAEAYRRVGLPVIKEPIRGGTDGSRLSFMGLPCPNIFTGMHAIHSKHEWVGVKDMEKAVEVLTHLVQVWEEKS; translated from the coding sequence ATGAAGAATTACAATTTTACAGTTGCTGAAAGATTTATGCGTTACGTGCAGGTAGATACACAAAGTGATCCGGGCAGCAATAACCACCCTTCTACCGGGAAACAAAAAGACCTCAGCCGAATACTGGCCAACGAATTAAAAGCAATCGGGTTAGCCGATGCACATACCGACGAATACGGTTATGTGTATGCTACCATACCCTCCAATACAGACAATAATGTGCCTGTTATTTGCTTTTGCAGCCATATAGATACAGCCCCGGATTGTAGCGGAACCAACGTAAAACCCATCCTGCACAGGCAATATAGCGGAGCAGACATTGTATTACCGGATGATGCTACGCAGGTCATTTCCATCAAAGACTATCCGTACCTTCAAAATCATATTGGCAGCGATATTATTACCGCAAGTGGTTTAACGCTATTGGGCGCCGATGATAAGGCAGGTGTTGCCATCATTATGGACCTTGCCAGCTATCTAAGTGCTAATCCTTCCATTAAGCATGGTACCATAAAAATATTATTTACGCCCGATGAAGAGGTTGGGCAAGGCACAGCCAAACTTGATATATCAAAACTCGGCGCCCATTATGCGTATACACTCGATGGAGGAGAAGCAGGCACTTTTGAAGACGAAACATTCAGTGCAGATGGCGCAAGAATAACAATTAATGGAGTTATAGCACATCCGGGTTATGGAAAAGGCAAGCTTGTTAATGCGTTGAAGATTGCAGGAGAAATACTGGCTGCATTACCGGCGAATGAACTAAGCCCTGAAACCACCAGCGGCAGACAAGGCTTTATACATCCGGTGGCGGTAAATGGCATTGCGGAAAAAGCCACTATAGAATTTATCATTCGAGATTTTGTTACTGCCAATCTTGAAAAACATGAAAAGCGCCTTGAATCAATAGCAGAAGAAGTAATGGCCAGGCATACCAAAGCAAGCATGCAGTTTGAAGTTTGGGAGCAATACAGAAATATGAAAGAAGTGCTGGACCAACACCCGCATGTTGCCGAATATGCAGCAGAGGCTTATCGCCGTGTAGGGTTACCTGTGATTAAAGAACCAATACGTGGCGGCACAGATGGCAGCAGGTTAAGCTTTATGGGTCTGCCTTGCCCCAATATTTTTACAGGTATGCATGCCATTCACAGTAAACACGAATGGGTTGGTGTAAAAGATATGGAAAAAGCTGTAGAGGTATTAACGCATCTCGTACAGGTATGGGAAGAAAAAAGTTAA
- a CDS encoding MBL fold metallo-hydrolase gives MLGTGTSTGVPMVACPCEVCLSTNGKDKRLRSSILVQSENTTFVVDTTPDFRYQMLRINNRRLDAVLFTHPHKDHTAGLDDVRAYNFFQHEAMNVYANSLTEEALKREFAYVFSDKKYPGVPEIILNTIDETPFYIGDIKVIPIQVWHYKMPVYGFRFGNFTYITDANRIEEPEKEKIKGSQVIVLNALRKEDHISHFTLQQAIDLVQELQVPKAYFTHISHQLGKHDDVSKTLPANIELAYDGLTIAL, from the coding sequence ATGTTAGGTACAGGTACAAGTACTGGTGTACCCATGGTAGCCTGCCCATGCGAGGTATGTTTATCAACCAACGGAAAGGACAAAAGACTTCGGAGCAGCATTCTTGTGCAGTCTGAAAACACCACTTTCGTAGTAGATACAACCCCCGATTTCCGGTATCAAATGCTGCGCATTAATAACCGTCGTTTGGATGCTGTTTTATTTACGCACCCGCATAAAGATCATACTGCCGGCCTGGACGATGTAAGAGCCTATAATTTTTTTCAGCATGAGGCAATGAACGTTTATGCAAACTCCCTTACTGAAGAAGCGCTGAAAAGAGAATTTGCCTACGTTTTTTCTGATAAGAAATATCCCGGTGTTCCTGAAATAATACTGAATACCATAGATGAAACACCGTTTTACATTGGTGATATAAAAGTTATACCCATCCAGGTTTGGCATTATAAGATGCCCGTGTACGGATTCAGGTTTGGTAATTTTACTTACATTACAGATGCAAACAGGATTGAAGAGCCCGAAAAAGAAAAGATTAAAGGCTCTCAGGTAATCGTGCTAAATGCGCTGCGGAAAGAAGACCATATTTCTCACTTTACACTGCAGCAGGCCATAGATCTTGTGCAGGAACTACAGGTCCCAAAAGCCTATTTTACGCATATCAGTCATCAGCTTGGTAAACATGATGATGTAAGCAAAACACTGCCCGCCAATATTGAACTCGCTTACGATGGCTTAACCATCGCTTTATAA
- the tig gene encoding trigger factor — MATVTRENIGKLTDKLTVKVAKEDYLPAFESSIKKYAKTANISGFRKGMVPAGLVKKMYGQGVFSDEVLRLVEKQLQDYMVQEQIDIFAQPLPLENDARMLDMNNPADYAFAFEIGLKPAFDIHSSDIKVTRYVVQVTDEMVNEEIDRLRTRHGKMTDPESVTGEENVLNVDFTEVDADGNVVEGGLIKSNSLLVKYFTEPVRAELNGKKKDDTITIQLNKAFADKELDWVMGDLGLDKSKASDAEKTFRLNITKVGFVEKADLNAGFFEAVYPGRSINTEEEFRNAVKVEIENYYAAQSSNQVHDQIYHHLVDHTTMEFPESFLKRWLKDGTEKPKTEDEAEQEYPSFANQLKWTLISSKLINDNKITVEPNEIRQFALQQIAGYMGMTNIDEAPWLDEYANRMMKDQKFVEETYIKLQTEKLFRQLETQVQASEEGISAEDFANKLHHHHH; from the coding sequence ATGGCAACTGTTACCAGGGAAAATATCGGTAAACTCACAGACAAACTTACTGTGAAAGTGGCGAAGGAAGATTACCTGCCTGCGTTTGAAAGCAGCATCAAAAAATACGCTAAAACAGCTAATATATCAGGCTTTCGCAAAGGAATGGTTCCTGCAGGGCTGGTGAAAAAGATGTATGGACAAGGAGTTTTCTCAGACGAGGTTTTACGCCTTGTAGAAAAACAACTGCAGGATTATATGGTACAGGAGCAGATTGACATATTTGCCCAGCCACTGCCATTGGAAAATGATGCGAGAATGCTGGATATGAATAATCCTGCAGACTATGCATTTGCTTTTGAAATCGGTTTAAAACCTGCATTCGATATTCACAGCAGTGATATAAAAGTAACCCGCTATGTAGTACAGGTTACTGATGAAATGGTAAATGAAGAAATCGATCGTCTCAGAACACGGCACGGCAAAATGACCGACCCTGAGAGCGTGACAGGTGAGGAGAATGTGCTGAACGTTGATTTTACAGAAGTTGATGCAGACGGTAATGTGGTAGAAGGTGGATTGATAAAGTCCAATTCTTTGTTGGTCAAGTATTTTACAGAGCCTGTTCGTGCTGAATTAAATGGTAAAAAGAAAGATGACACAATTACCATCCAATTAAATAAGGCATTTGCTGATAAAGAGCTGGATTGGGTAATGGGAGATCTTGGTCTTGATAAAAGCAAGGCTTCCGATGCTGAAAAGACATTCAGACTTAATATTACCAAAGTTGGATTTGTTGAAAAAGCTGACCTCAACGCCGGTTTTTTTGAAGCAGTTTATCCCGGTCGCAGCATCAATACTGAAGAAGAGTTTCGCAATGCTGTGAAAGTAGAGATCGAAAACTACTATGCAGCGCAAAGCAGCAACCAGGTGCACGATCAGATCTATCACCACCTCGTAGACCATACCACCATGGAGTTTCCCGAAAGCTTCCTGAAAAGATGGCTGAAAGATGGTACGGAAAAACCAAAAACTGAAGATGAAGCAGAGCAGGAATATCCTTCCTTTGCCAACCAGTTAAAATGGACGCTTATCAGCTCAAAACTCATCAACGATAATAAAATTACTGTTGAGCCAAACGAAATCAGGCAGTTTGCTTTGCAGCAGATTGCTGGTTATATGGGTATGACGAATATTGATGAGGCGCCGTGGCTCGATGAATACGCAAACCGCATGATGAAAGACCAAAAATTTGTGGAAGAGACATACATCAAGCTGCAGACAGAGAAACTGTTCCGCCAGCTCGAGACACAGGTACAGGCTTCCGAAGAGGGCATCAGCGCAGAAGATTTTGCAAATAAACTGCACCATCATCATCATTAA
- the clpX gene encoding ATP-dependent Clp protease ATP-binding subunit ClpX: protein MAKQTNLHCSFCGKSRDEVKILIAGQEGHICENCVEHAQEIIVQELQKRHEIQTTQYRFNIRKPLEIKQFLDEYVIGQSDAKKILSVAVYNHYKRITQKQQNDEVEIEKSNIIMVGETGTGKTLLAKTIAKLLNVPFAIVDATVFTEAGYVGEDVESMLTRLLQVCNYDVAAAEKGIVYIDELDKIARKGDNPSITRDVSGEGVQQGLLKMLEGTEVLVPPQGGRKHPEQKMIKLNTSNILFICGGAFDGIDKIIARRINTNAIGFNVNKTEQENNKKNLLQFVNAQDLKSFGLIPELLGRLPVVTHLDPLDAKTLRSILTEPKNSLVKQYTRLFEYEGIKLTIEPPVLDFMVQKALEYKLGARGLRTICEHILTDAMFELPGSGIDKLDVTLEYAIEKIGNSKLNMLKVA, encoded by the coding sequence ATGGCTAAACAAACAAATCTACATTGTTCCTTTTGTGGAAAAAGCCGCGACGAGGTTAAAATTCTTATCGCCGGACAGGAAGGGCATATATGTGAGAACTGCGTAGAGCATGCCCAGGAGATCATTGTACAGGAACTGCAGAAAAGGCATGAGATACAAACCACCCAATACAGGTTTAATATACGCAAACCACTTGAAATAAAACAGTTCCTCGACGAGTATGTAATAGGGCAGAGTGACGCCAAAAAGATCCTTTCCGTTGCTGTATACAACCATTATAAACGTATTACCCAGAAACAGCAAAATGATGAAGTTGAAATAGAGAAAAGCAACATCATTATGGTGGGTGAGACCGGTACAGGAAAAACTTTGCTGGCAAAAACCATTGCGAAACTCCTCAATGTACCTTTTGCAATTGTTGATGCTACAGTATTTACAGAAGCTGGTTACGTAGGTGAAGATGTAGAAAGCATGCTCACCCGCTTACTGCAGGTGTGTAACTACGATGTTGCGGCTGCAGAAAAAGGCATTGTATATATAGATGAACTTGATAAAATTGCCCGCAAAGGAGATAATCCTTCTATTACACGAGATGTAAGCGGAGAAGGAGTACAGCAGGGGTTATTAAAAATGCTGGAAGGTACTGAGGTGCTTGTTCCGCCGCAAGGTGGCAGAAAACATCCTGAGCAAAAAATGATCAAACTAAACACCAGCAATATATTGTTTATTTGTGGTGGTGCATTTGATGGGATTGACAAGATTATCGCACGCCGTATCAACACCAACGCAATCGGGTTTAATGTTAATAAAACAGAACAGGAAAACAACAAGAAAAACCTGCTGCAGTTTGTAAACGCACAGGATTTAAAATCTTTTGGTTTAATTCCCGAATTACTTGGTCGTTTACCGGTGGTTACACATCTTGATCCGCTTGATGCAAAAACCTTGCGCTCTATCTTAACGGAGCCCAAAAACAGCCTGGTTAAACAGTATACAAGGCTTTTTGAGTACGAAGGCATTAAGCTTACCATTGAGCCCCCAGTACTTGATTTTATGGTACAGAAAGCGTTAGAGTATAAGCTTGGCGCCAGGGGTTTAAGAACCATTTGTGAGCATATTCTTACAGATGCTATGTTTGAATTGCCAGGCTCAGGTATAGATAAGCTGGATGTAACGCTTGAATACGCCATAGAAAAGATTGGCAACAGCAAATTGAATATGCTTAAGGTAGCGTAA
- a CDS encoding c-type cytochrome, with protein MLKAAFYFYLVNKEAQYGLKGFIMAILFCAIIKSGTLFFEKDFAVVEEKSSFFCGTVDQSTYYISTSGIDGKALFSQNCASCHAIHKQLTGPALAGIENRVTDRKMLHRWIRDSEEVLKSQDPYFTTLYNQFNQASMSKFPNLKDEEIDAILDYIAQPVFVY; from the coding sequence ATGTTAAAAGCTGCGTTTTATTTTTATCTTGTGAATAAAGAAGCTCAATATGGATTAAAGGGGTTTATAATGGCGATATTATTTTGCGCCATTATAAAATCAGGGACATTATTTTTCGAAAAAGATTTTGCAGTTGTAGAAGAAAAATCCTCTTTTTTCTGTGGAACGGTTGATCAGTCTACCTACTATATTTCAACATCAGGAATAGACGGCAAAGCACTTTTCTCTCAAAATTGTGCGTCTTGTCATGCGATACACAAGCAATTAACAGGTCCGGCTCTTGCAGGGATTGAAAATCGTGTGACAGATAGGAAAATGCTACACAGGTGGATAAGAGACAGTGAAGAAGTGCTAAAGTCTCAGGATCCTTACTTCACAACTTTATATAACCAGTTCAACCAGGCTTCTATGAGTAAATTTCCGAATCTGAAAGACGAAGAAATTGACGCAATTCTCGATTATATAGCACAGCCTGTGTTTGTATATTAG
- a CDS encoding ComEA family DNA-binding protein, whose translation MAPNAWKDYFTFTKSERISVYILLCIIIASIILPYFYRKQFRDPVTDPALQEQLNALLKEDSVGNDNNNIVSTGQQTFQQPAQVGEMFPFDPNTLGADGFRKLGLRDKTINTIINYRNKGGRFAKPSDIKKIYGLREEEADRLIPYIRIHTPGINTANERVASEPAYTKPVISKIDINTATEEEFKSLPGIGDVLSKRIVKFRNSIHGFESIDDLRKTYGLSDTTFQKIRPMLTITPKR comes from the coding sequence ATGGCACCAAATGCCTGGAAAGACTATTTTACTTTCACTAAAAGTGAACGGATATCTGTTTACATCCTGCTTTGTATCATTATCGCAAGTATCATACTACCTTACTTTTACAGGAAGCAATTTAGAGATCCCGTTACAGATCCTGCGCTGCAGGAACAATTGAATGCATTGTTGAAAGAAGATTCTGTAGGTAATGACAATAACAACATTGTTAGTACCGGTCAGCAGACTTTTCAGCAGCCTGCACAAGTAGGCGAAATGTTTCCTTTTGACCCCAATACTTTAGGTGCGGATGGATTCCGTAAACTCGGCTTAAGAGACAAAACAATCAATACCATTATCAACTACCGCAATAAAGGTGGAAGGTTTGCCAAACCTTCAGACATTAAAAAAATATATGGGTTAAGGGAAGAAGAAGCAGACAGGTTAATTCCCTACATAAGAATCCATACACCGGGCATCAATACTGCCAACGAAAGGGTAGCTTCCGAGCCAGCTTATACCAAACCGGTTATTTCAAAAATTGATATTAATACTGCTACTGAGGAAGAATTTAAATCGCTGCCCGGCATTGGCGATGTATTAAGTAAGCGCATTGTAAAATTTCGTAACAGTATTCATGGATTTGAATCAATTGATGACCTTCGAAAAACCTACGGTCTGAGTGATACAACCTTCCAAAAAATCAGGCCCATGTTAACAATCACGCCAAAGAGATAA
- a CDS encoding MotA/TolQ/ExbB proton channel family protein, translating into MGVLLQVQDTVSAAINAAPQTENAWSILQKGGFLMYPLYLLFVATIFVFFERFFAINKASKIDGNFMSIIRDNIMTGNLSAARSLAKNTDNAVARIIDKGIQRIGKPIDAIEKSMENVGNLEVYKMERNLSILSLVYGIAPMIGFLGTIFGMLQLFSAISTTGDFTPASIAGGIYTKMVTSASGLIIGLLAYLAYNFLNAQIGKTINKMEAASAEFVDILQEPTR; encoded by the coding sequence ATGGGTGTATTATTACAGGTTCAGGACACAGTCAGCGCTGCCATTAATGCTGCCCCGCAAACAGAAAATGCCTGGAGCATTTTACAAAAAGGCGGCTTCTTAATGTACCCGCTTTATCTGCTTTTTGTAGCTACCATCTTTGTTTTTTTCGAAAGGTTTTTTGCAATCAATAAAGCGTCTAAAATTGACGGCAATTTCATGAGCATTATACGCGATAACATTATGACGGGCAACCTGAGCGCTGCCCGCAGTCTTGCAAAAAATACAGATAATGCTGTTGCGCGCATCATAGACAAAGGCATTCAACGTATTGGTAAACCCATTGATGCCATTGAAAAAAGTATGGAAAACGTGGGCAATCTTGAAGTATATAAAATGGAACGCAACCTGTCCATATTATCACTGGTATACGGTATTGCACCAATGATTGGTTTTCTTGGAACCATCTTTGGTATGTTGCAGTTGTTCTCTGCCATTAGTACAACGGGAGATTTTACACCGGCATCTATTGCAGGCGGTATCTATACAAAAATGGTTACTTCTGCAAGTGGTTTAATCATCGGTTTACTGGCTTACCTGGCTTATAATTTTCTCAATGCGCAGATTGGTAAAACAATCAACAAAATGGAAGCCGCAAGTGCAGAATTCGTAGATATACTGCAGGAGCCAACCAGATAA
- a CDS encoding acyl-CoA dehydrogenase family protein produces the protein MNFNQDEITSQVAETARNFAIQHIKPFVMEWDESQHFPVEVFKELGKLGMMGVFVPEVYGGSGLGYFEYKVVIEEIAKVCGSIGLSVAAHNSLCTGHILLFGNDEQKKKYLPKLATAEWIGAWGLTEPNTGSDAGNMKCTAVKDGDKWVLNGTKNWITHGKTGDVAVVIARTGEPRTRNNSTAFVVERGITGFLGGKKENKLGMRASETAEMIFDNCIIADEQRLGEVGEGFKQAMKVLDGGRISIASLSLGIAKGAYEAALQYSKERYQFDQPISNFQGVSFKLADMATEIMAADLLTLKACDLKNRHKKVTQEAAMAKYYASEVAVKVANDAVQIFGGNGYTKEFPVEKHYRDAKLCTIGEGTSEIQKIVIARESLQE, from the coding sequence ATGAATTTTAATCAGGATGAAATCACCAGCCAGGTGGCGGAAACAGCAAGAAACTTTGCAATACAGCATATAAAGCCCTTTGTAATGGAATGGGATGAATCGCAACATTTCCCCGTGGAAGTTTTTAAAGAACTAGGCAAACTGGGCATGATGGGCGTATTCGTACCCGAGGTGTATGGAGGCTCTGGCCTCGGGTATTTTGAATACAAGGTGGTAATAGAAGAGATAGCTAAAGTGTGTGGGTCAATCGGCTTAAGTGTTGCCGCACATAATTCACTTTGTACAGGACATATTCTTTTGTTTGGAAACGACGAACAAAAGAAAAAATACCTGCCAAAACTGGCAACTGCCGAGTGGATTGGCGCATGGGGATTAACAGAACCAAATACCGGGAGCGATGCAGGTAATATGAAATGCACCGCTGTAAAAGATGGTGATAAATGGGTGCTCAATGGCACTAAAAACTGGATAACGCATGGTAAAACCGGGGATGTTGCCGTGGTAATTGCCCGGACCGGTGAGCCAAGAACAAGAAACAACTCTACGGCTTTTGTAGTGGAACGCGGAATTACAGGTTTTTTAGGTGGTAAAAAAGAAAATAAATTGGGTATGCGTGCCAGCGAAACTGCTGAAATGATATTTGATAATTGCATCATTGCAGATGAGCAAAGACTTGGCGAAGTAGGCGAAGGCTTTAAACAGGCCATGAAGGTTCTTGATGGCGGTCGCATCTCCATTGCATCACTTTCCCTGGGAATAGCAAAAGGCGCTTACGAAGCGGCGTTGCAGTATTCCAAAGAGCGTTACCAGTTCGATCAGCCCATCTCGAATTTCCAGGGGGTTAGTTTTAAACTGGCAGATATGGCTACTGAAATTATGGCTGCCGACCTGCTTACCCTTAAAGCCTGCGATCTCAAAAACCGTCACAAGAAGGTTACCCAGGAGGCCGCAATGGCAAAATATTACGCCAGTGAAGTTGCTGTAAAAGTAGCCAACGACGCTGTGCAGATTTTTGGTGGAAACGGCTATACAAAAGAATTTCCTGTTGAAAAACACTACCGCGATGCCAAGCTTTGCACGATAGGCGAGGGGACTTCTGAAATACAGAAAATAGTAATAGCAAGAGAAAGCTTGCAGGAATAA
- a CDS encoding ClpP family protease: protein MMQSKYIIHPVMDDEEEHEKEAKPDPQSPFLMKKMEQLFLEKRAVYLWGVVDDKSARDIVSKLLLLDADKPGEEIKFFINSPGGMVTSGMVMYDTMRLIKSPVSTICMGLAASMGSILLSAGTKGRRYIYPHGEVMIHQPSLGGYFQATSADIEIQANQIRKTKEIGAKILAENCGKTVEQIMRDFDRDYWMDATESVAYGIVDHVLDKL, encoded by the coding sequence ATGATGCAGTCAAAATATATTATACATCCTGTTATGGATGATGAAGAAGAGCATGAAAAAGAGGCAAAACCGGACCCACAAAGTCCTTTCCTCATGAAAAAAATGGAGCAACTTTTTCTAGAAAAAAGAGCCGTTTACTTATGGGGAGTGGTTGACGATAAATCTGCGAGAGATATTGTTTCGAAACTGTTACTGCTGGATGCAGACAAACCGGGTGAAGAAATAAAATTCTTTATTAACAGCCCCGGCGGTATGGTAACCAGTGGAATGGTAATGTACGATACCATGCGCCTGATAAAATCTCCTGTAAGCACCATTTGCATGGGACTTGCAGCCAGTATGGGTTCTATACTGCTTAGTGCAGGTACAAAAGGCAGGAGATATATTTACCCCCACGGCGAGGTAATGATCCACCAGCCAAGTTTGGGCGGGTATTTCCAGGCAACCTCTGCAGATATTGAAATACAGGCCAACCAGATACGCAAAACAAAAGAAATAGGCGCCAAGATACTCGCAGAAAACTGTGGTAAAACCGTTGAGCAGATCATGAGGGATTTTGACCGTGATTACTGGATGGATGCTACTGAATCTGTTGCATACGGTATTGTAGACCATGTGCTGGACAAGCTTTAG